In Microbacterium laevaniformans, a single window of DNA contains:
- a CDS encoding DEAD/DEAH box helicase: protein MPKSKKPAGGRAQNFEPRYGSKTSYQDAKRRPGQSSAGKPGSKSPSHRGYRAAEATDAASAPKQRWSAQERAGRDEARGIRSRANGERPRRDDRDGFRPARDERPARPFDDRPRRDDRPRRDDRPARSFDDRPRRDDRGGYVRNSGESARGGRDGARVAREGRDFRSTDRPARSFDGPRRDDRPARSFDDRGRNSSTSGAERRERPAFGSRDADRRSYDRPARDDRPRRDDRPVRTGGNRSDWNSDAKDAAARKAYEEHADVVHEKLQAQAVQAEEVADVSFSSLGLGDNIVRALAELGAAAPFPIQAATIAPILAGKDVLARGRTGSGKTIAFGAPLVEAVLRSQAGKRRAFGRSPKALILAPTRELALQIDRTIQPIARSVGLFTTQIYGGVPAGRQVGALKKGVDIIIGTPGRIEDLQNQGKLDLSEVGIVVLDEADHMSELGFLEPMQRILRLVDPDAQKLLFSATLDREVAALVDEFLVDPAVYEVAGEDQDSGTIDHRVLVIDHRDKAEILTSLVDRAGKTLVFARTRAYAEMLAEQFDDAGIHAVALHGDLNQAKRTRNLERLTSGRVSVLVATDVAARGIHVDDIDLVVQADAPDEYKTYLHRSGRTGRAGRVGTVVTLIPRQRRRRMTEMLDRAEIDAPFEDARPGDDVLEEISGRQAAHVDR from the coding sequence ATGCCCAAGAGCAAGAAGCCGGCCGGCGGCCGCGCCCAGAACTTCGAGCCCCGCTACGGGTCGAAGACCAGCTACCAAGACGCCAAGCGTCGCCCCGGCCAGTCGTCCGCCGGTAAGCCCGGCAGCAAGAGCCCGAGTCACCGCGGCTACCGTGCCGCCGAGGCGACCGACGCGGCATCCGCCCCGAAGCAGCGCTGGAGCGCGCAGGAGCGCGCCGGTCGCGACGAGGCTCGCGGCATCCGCTCGCGCGCCAACGGCGAACGCCCGCGTCGCGACGACCGCGACGGCTTCCGGCCCGCGCGCGACGAGCGTCCCGCCCGTCCGTTCGATGACCGCCCGCGTCGTGATGACCGCCCGCGTCGTGATGACCGCCCGGCTCGTTCGTTCGATGACCGCCCGCGTCGCGATGACCGCGGCGGCTACGTTCGCAACTCCGGAGAATCGGCGCGCGGCGGTCGTGATGGCGCCCGTGTGGCCCGTGAAGGCCGCGATTTCCGGAGTACTGATCGTCCGGCTCGGTCGTTCGACGGCCCCCGTCGTGATGACCGTCCGGCTCGCTCGTTCGACGATCGCGGCCGCAACTCCTCCACGTCGGGCGCGGAGCGCCGCGAGAGGCCTGCTTTCGGCTCTCGGGACGCGGATCGGAGGAGTTACGACCGTCCGGCCCGTGACGACCGTCCGCGCCGCGACGACCGCCCGGTTCGCACCGGCGGCAACCGTTCCGACTGGAACTCCGACGCAAAGGATGCCGCGGCGCGCAAGGCCTACGAGGAGCACGCCGACGTCGTGCACGAGAAGCTGCAGGCGCAGGCCGTGCAAGCCGAAGAGGTCGCGGACGTGAGCTTCTCGAGCCTCGGCCTCGGCGACAACATCGTGCGGGCCCTCGCCGAGCTCGGCGCCGCGGCGCCGTTCCCGATCCAGGCCGCCACGATCGCGCCGATCCTCGCGGGCAAGGACGTGCTCGCCCGCGGCCGCACCGGCTCGGGCAAGACCATCGCGTTCGGCGCTCCACTCGTCGAGGCGGTGCTGCGCAGCCAGGCCGGCAAGCGCCGTGCGTTCGGGCGCAGCCCGAAGGCGCTGATCCTCGCCCCGACCCGCGAGCTCGCGCTGCAGATCGACCGCACCATCCAGCCGATCGCCCGTAGCGTCGGCCTCTTCACGACGCAGATCTACGGCGGCGTGCCCGCCGGGCGCCAGGTCGGGGCCCTGAAGAAGGGCGTCGACATCATCATCGGCACTCCCGGACGTATCGAAGACCTGCAGAACCAGGGCAAGCTCGACCTCTCCGAGGTCGGAATCGTCGTGCTCGACGAAGCCGATCACATGAGCGAGCTGGGCTTCCTCGAGCCCATGCAGCGGATCCTCCGGCTCGTCGACCCCGACGCGCAGAAGCTCCTGTTCTCGGCAACACTCGACCGCGAGGTCGCGGCCCTCGTCGATGAGTTCCTCGTCGACCCGGCCGTCTACGAGGTGGCCGGTGAAGACCAGGACTCCGGCACGATCGACCACCGCGTGCTCGTGATCGATCACCGTGACAAGGCGGAGATCCTCACCTCGCTCGTCGACCGCGCCGGAAAGACCCTCGTGTTCGCCCGCACTCGCGCCTACGCTGAGATGCTCGCCGAGCAGTTCGACGATGCCGGCATCCACGCCGTCGCCCTCCACGGCGACCTGAACCAGGCCAAGCGCACGCGCAACCTCGAGCGCCTCACGTCCGGTCGGGTCAGCGTGCTGGTCGCCACGGATGTCGCCGCCCGCGGCATCCACGTCGACGACATCGACCTGGTCGTTCAGGCCGACGCGCCCGACGAGTACAAGACCTACCTGCACCGCTCCGGCCGCACCGGCCGCGCGGGCCGCGTCGGCACGGTCGTGACGCTCATCCCCCGCCAGCGCCGCCGTCGCATGACGGAGATGCTCGACCGCGCCGAGATCGACGCGCCGTTCGAGGATGCCCGTCCGGGCGACGACGTGCTCGAGGAGATCTCGGGCCGTCAGGCCGCGCACGTCGACCGCTGA
- a CDS encoding Rv2578c family radical SAM protein has translation MRWRGQSIDATDAAALPGMERLDGLVRTVTTPEFAGMTFHEVAAKSALNHVPSASAMPFDWTVNPYRGCSHACSYCFARGTHTYLDLDAGRDFDEQIVVKVNVAEVLRRELAAPSWQHEPVALGTNTDPYQRAEGRYRLMPEIIDALAASGTPFSVLTKGTLLRRDLPLLAEARRRVPVHLAMSIAMPDEQLRQTLEAGAPTFQARLDTVRAATEAGFAVTVFLMPIVPHLTDSVTVLDDALARIAASGAVRVVFGALHLRPGAREWFWQWLEREHPGLVPAYRGLYPGATVYAPAGYRKWLAARVRPLLRRHRLTGGPEDEVETRPARPGPVRTTARAAASSASAASAPAMLF, from the coding sequence ATGCGGTGGCGTGGACAGAGTATCGATGCGACGGATGCCGCTGCCCTGCCCGGCATGGAGCGCCTCGACGGTCTGGTCCGCACCGTCACGACCCCGGAGTTCGCGGGCATGACCTTCCACGAGGTGGCGGCGAAGTCGGCGCTGAATCATGTGCCCTCGGCATCCGCGATGCCGTTCGACTGGACCGTCAACCCCTACCGCGGGTGCAGCCACGCCTGCTCGTACTGCTTCGCGAGGGGCACCCACACCTACCTCGACCTCGACGCCGGGCGCGATTTCGACGAGCAGATCGTCGTGAAGGTCAACGTGGCCGAGGTGCTGCGACGCGAGCTGGCCGCACCGTCGTGGCAGCACGAGCCGGTCGCGCTCGGCACCAACACCGACCCGTATCAGCGGGCGGAGGGGCGCTACCGGCTCATGCCCGAGATCATCGACGCCCTCGCGGCCAGCGGAACGCCGTTCTCGGTGCTCACCAAGGGGACGCTGCTGCGGCGCGATCTTCCGCTGCTCGCGGAGGCGCGACGTCGGGTGCCCGTCCACCTCGCGATGTCGATCGCCATGCCCGACGAGCAGCTGCGGCAGACCCTCGAAGCCGGAGCACCGACGTTCCAGGCACGGTTGGACACCGTGCGGGCGGCGACCGAGGCGGGGTTCGCTGTGACCGTGTTCCTCATGCCGATCGTGCCGCACCTGACCGACTCCGTGACGGTGCTCGACGATGCGCTCGCGCGGATCGCGGCATCCGGAGCGGTTCGTGTCGTCTTCGGAGCACTGCACCTGCGTCCCGGTGCCCGGGAGTGGTTCTGGCAGTGGCTGGAGCGCGAGCACCCGGGACTCGTGCCCGCGTATCGCGGGCTCTACCCCGGCGCCACGGTCTACGCGCCCGCCGGGTACCGGAAGTGGCTCGCGGCTCGCGTGCGCCCGCTGCTGCGACGGCACCGGCTCACCGGTGGTCCCGAAGACGAGGTCGAGACGCGGCCCGCACGGCCGGGCCCGGTACGGACGACCGCCCGGGCGGCGGCATCATCGGCATCCGCGGCATCCGCCCCCGCGATGCTGTTCTGA
- a CDS encoding M15 family metallopeptidase has translation MRNVQAPHGLGGQNGRVPHPEQPISRRAARAAVAPPRARGAWMSKVPLRVRWTAFAIAFWAVAAVFAVSAFSLSGARGPGGAAPVATSNAAAAAVALPGGADASAAPATGLPVPAQTGAAARCDDPAVVTALAAGKDEDVVTAFGGGAAFRGAVVDGVAPCVDLGDPHRLWIVVDKKRPLNPLDVEPSELVAPADMQRTVDGRLQPAAAEALTALVAAAAQEGVGAIGLNSAYRSFASQTRTYNGYVNSLGRDAADQQSARPGFSEHQTGLATDVAACDSGCGAIESFGGTRQGAWVAANAWRFGYIVRYESGYTSTTGYEAEPWHLRYIGPELAKAYHDGGFHTLEDFFVLPAAPGY, from the coding sequence ATGCGCAATGTGCAGGCGCCGCACGGGCTCGGCGGGCAGAATGGGCGGGTGCCGCACCCCGAGCAGCCGATCAGTCGCCGCGCCGCGCGCGCCGCCGTTGCGCCCCCGCGCGCCCGCGGAGCGTGGATGTCGAAGGTGCCGCTGCGGGTGCGGTGGACGGCGTTCGCGATCGCCTTCTGGGCTGTGGCGGCGGTCTTCGCCGTCTCGGCGTTCTCCCTCAGCGGCGCCCGCGGTCCGGGTGGCGCCGCGCCCGTGGCCACATCGAACGCGGCGGCGGCCGCTGTGGCGCTGCCCGGTGGAGCGGATGCGTCGGCGGCACCCGCCACAGGGCTGCCGGTTCCCGCTCAGACCGGCGCGGCGGCACGGTGCGACGATCCCGCTGTGGTCACCGCGCTCGCCGCCGGCAAGGACGAAGACGTCGTCACCGCCTTCGGCGGCGGCGCGGCCTTCCGCGGCGCCGTCGTCGACGGCGTCGCACCCTGCGTCGATCTCGGCGACCCGCACCGGCTCTGGATCGTCGTCGACAAGAAGCGTCCCCTCAACCCGCTGGATGTCGAGCCCAGCGAGCTGGTCGCCCCCGCCGACATGCAGCGCACGGTCGACGGCCGGCTGCAGCCGGCGGCTGCCGAGGCGCTGACGGCTCTCGTGGCCGCCGCCGCTCAGGAGGGTGTCGGTGCGATCGGTCTGAACAGTGCGTACCGGTCGTTCGCATCTCAGACGCGCACGTACAACGGTTACGTGAACTCGCTCGGCCGCGACGCGGCGGACCAGCAGAGCGCCCGCCCCGGTTTCAGTGAGCACCAGACGGGGCTGGCCACCGATGTCGCCGCCTGCGACAGCGGATGCGGCGCCATCGAATCGTTCGGCGGCACGCGTCAGGGCGCCTGGGTCGCCGCGAATGCGTGGCGGTTCGGCTACATCGTGCGCTACGAGAGTGGCTACACCTCCACCACCGGCTACGAGGCCGAGCCCTGGCATCTGCGCTACATCGGCCCCGAGCTCGCCAAGGCGTACCACGACGGCGGGTTCCACACGCTGGAGGATTTCTTCGTTCTTCCTGCCGCGCCCGGCTACTGA
- a CDS encoding acyl-CoA dehydrogenase family protein: MEREIYDEDHEAFRDVVKEFLKRFATEEKRKQWEADGEIDRATMLAAGEAGIIGLSVPEEFGGAGMLQDYRFRSIVLEETIGAGQGSLAGAFGIQDDLAVPYIVHMGTQEQKEKWLPGMATGEILGALAMTEPGAGSDLRGIKTTAKKVDGGYLVNGAKTFISSGKTADMVVTFVKTGEGNRPDAFSLLILEDGMEGFDHSKKLEKMGFHGWDTAELSFTDVFVPEANLIGGKEGLGFIQLMMNLPLERLSIGVAAAAAGEAAFAWTRDYVLSREAFGERIADFQNTRFLLADMATTVDVMWTYNDRAMMLYKDKKLTAEEAAKVKFWSTDREAELLDIGVQLHGGYGYITEYPIARAYLDARVHRIYGGTNEIMRDIVSRQIVGKR; encoded by the coding sequence ATGGAGCGCGAGATCTACGACGAGGACCACGAGGCGTTCCGCGACGTCGTGAAGGAGTTCCTCAAGCGCTTCGCCACCGAAGAGAAGCGCAAGCAGTGGGAGGCGGACGGCGAGATCGACCGCGCCACCATGCTCGCCGCCGGCGAGGCCGGCATCATCGGCTTGAGCGTTCCCGAGGAGTTCGGCGGCGCCGGCATGCTGCAGGACTATCGATTCCGCTCGATCGTGCTCGAGGAGACCATCGGCGCCGGACAGGGGTCCCTGGCCGGTGCCTTCGGCATTCAGGACGACCTCGCCGTGCCGTACATCGTGCACATGGGGACGCAGGAGCAGAAGGAGAAGTGGCTGCCCGGCATGGCGACCGGCGAGATCCTCGGGGCGCTCGCGATGACGGAGCCGGGCGCGGGCAGCGACCTGCGCGGCATCAAGACGACCGCGAAGAAGGTCGACGGCGGCTACCTCGTCAACGGTGCGAAGACGTTCATCTCGTCGGGAAAGACCGCCGACATGGTCGTCACGTTCGTGAAGACCGGCGAGGGCAACCGCCCGGATGCCTTCAGCCTGCTGATCCTCGAGGACGGCATGGAGGGCTTCGACCACAGCAAGAAGCTCGAGAAGATGGGCTTCCACGGGTGGGATACCGCCGAACTCAGCTTCACCGACGTGTTCGTCCCCGAGGCGAACCTCATCGGCGGCAAGGAGGGATTGGGCTTCATCCAGCTGATGATGAACCTGCCGCTCGAGCGGCTGTCCATCGGTGTCGCGGCCGCCGCGGCGGGCGAGGCCGCGTTCGCGTGGACGCGCGACTACGTGCTCAGCCGGGAGGCGTTCGGTGAGCGGATCGCCGACTTCCAGAACACGCGGTTCCTTCTCGCCGACATGGCCACGACGGTCGACGTCATGTGGACCTACAACGACCGCGCGATGATGCTCTACAAGGACAAGAAGCTCACCGCCGAGGAGGCGGCGAAGGTCAAGTTCTGGTCGACCGATCGCGAGGCGGAGCTGCTCGACATCGGCGTGCAGCTGCACGGAGGCTACGGGTACATCACCGAGTACCCCATCGCCCGCGCCTACCTCGACGCTCGCGTCCACCGCATCTACGGCGGCACGAACGAGATCATGCGCGACATCGTGTCGCGACAGATCGTCGGCAAGCGCTGA
- a CDS encoding GIY-YIG nuclease family protein, which produces MSRREECVLCGLARPEADAGGILTCPVCGWRLGDSPDPDLPRPRVDVVYYVRWGERIKIGTSREPRQRLAAIWHQELLAFEPGGRAVDRARHVQFAHLREGGEWFRAAPELRAHAVALADGIPPWHRYARWVADALRGAVS; this is translated from the coding sequence GTGTCGCGGCGGGAGGAGTGCGTGCTGTGCGGGCTCGCACGGCCAGAGGCGGATGCCGGCGGCATCCTGACCTGCCCGGTGTGCGGGTGGCGCCTCGGCGACAGCCCCGATCCCGACCTGCCGCGCCCGCGCGTCGACGTCGTCTACTACGTGCGGTGGGGCGAGCGCATCAAGATCGGCACCAGTCGCGAACCGCGCCAGCGCCTCGCCGCGATCTGGCATCAGGAGCTGCTCGCATTCGAGCCCGGCGGGCGCGCGGTCGATCGCGCGCGTCATGTGCAGTTCGCGCACCTCCGCGAGGGCGGCGAGTGGTTCCGTGCCGCGCCGGAACTCCGCGCGCACGCGGTGGCGCTCGCCGACGGCATCCCGCCCTGGCATCGCTATGCGCGCTGGGTCGCCGATGCTCTCCGCGGCGCGGTCAGCTGA
- a CDS encoding energy-coupling factor transporter transmembrane component T family protein — MSAAITDPWATADRENARALERINPLAKLAAPLPAMVLLVFTRDLATPLAFIVIAYVIVLLGARLTARVMLLLFVALPAAAVVIGASMSLWTDPARVGGTVLAHVGSWTWTSGALAVGFATGLRLAAIVALALIAGLTTTGPDLVRASVQQLRVPYRVGYTALAAFRFVPRFGHELDVIRQAHRVRGSHGGRGPFAAIARWWGYLVPLLAGAIRHAERVALSMDARAFGAHPDRTERHLVPWRARDTVFVVTFWLVSTGILIALFPWTPPSVS; from the coding sequence GTGAGCGCGGCGATCACCGATCCGTGGGCGACCGCCGACCGCGAGAACGCGCGTGCGCTGGAGCGCATCAATCCCCTGGCGAAGCTTGCGGCGCCGCTGCCCGCGATGGTGCTGCTGGTGTTCACCCGCGATCTCGCCACCCCGCTGGCCTTCATCGTGATCGCCTACGTCATCGTGCTCCTCGGTGCGCGACTGACCGCTCGGGTCATGCTGCTCTTGTTCGTCGCACTCCCCGCGGCGGCCGTCGTCATCGGAGCGTCGATGAGCCTCTGGACCGACCCCGCTCGCGTCGGCGGCACGGTGCTCGCGCACGTCGGCTCGTGGACCTGGACCAGTGGAGCCCTGGCGGTCGGGTTCGCGACGGGGCTGCGACTGGCCGCGATCGTCGCGCTCGCGCTGATCGCGGGGCTGACGACCACCGGCCCCGACCTTGTGCGGGCGAGCGTGCAGCAGCTGCGCGTGCCGTACCGGGTCGGCTACACCGCGTTGGCGGCCTTCCGCTTCGTGCCGCGGTTCGGGCACGAGCTCGACGTGATCCGTCAGGCTCACCGGGTGCGCGGATCGCATGGCGGCCGAGGGCCTTTTGCCGCGATCGCCCGCTGGTGGGGCTATCTCGTGCCGCTTCTCGCAGGCGCGATCCGCCACGCGGAGCGCGTCGCGCTGTCGATGGATGCCCGCGCCTTCGGCGCCCACCCCGACCGCACCGAGCGTCACCTCGTCCCGTGGCGGGCACGCGACACCGTGTTCGTCGTCACGTTCTGGCTGGTGAGCACCGGCATCCTCATCGCCCTCTTCCCCTGGACCCCGCCGTCGGTCAGCTGA
- a CDS encoding ABC transporter ATP-binding protein: MTTAESGADAAVPDTRASGALLSVRDLGIRHDGADAEAPAGASFVVNRGEVVLLLGPSGAGKSTLALALNGLVPHAVPATVRGRVEVDGLDTAETPVSVLSTRVGMVFQDPDAQLVTGTLLDEVAFGPENLRLPVADVLERAEEALRRVGLWDRRHENPDRLSGGGRQRLAIACALAMGSPLLVLDEPTANLDPQGVEEVYATLGALVAAGDRAIVLVEHNLDAVVGIVDRVVVLDRTGRTMADGTVDEVLRARAAELHEMGVWLPVSTLAALRLRAAGWRLDPLPLDPTELRTALDAADAPAGSPAASVPSAADVAPVASAEPLIRVRGLRTLRGRREILHGIDLNVAAGEFVAIVGANGAGKTTLLQSLAGVVPVPRGQVVLDGIDVARSDPRELSRRIGFVFQNPEHQFIAHTVFDELAHGLRRQRLAENEVRERAFDVLRRFDLDGKADVHPFLLSGGQKRRLSVGTALVAGAPVLALDEPTFGQDRARADELMDLLEGLSADGTTILVVTHDMQLVTEHAHRTIIIGDGRVVADAATAAVFADDALVRAADLRQPPLRRAFAGMTRHPSLAGVTRLADLPAPETAP; encoded by the coding sequence GTGACCACTGCTGAGTCTGGAGCGGATGCCGCGGTGCCCGATACCCGCGCGTCCGGTGCTCTGCTGAGCGTGCGCGATCTCGGCATCCGTCACGACGGCGCGGATGCCGAGGCTCCCGCCGGCGCCTCGTTCGTCGTCAACCGCGGCGAAGTGGTGCTGCTTCTCGGTCCGAGCGGGGCCGGGAAGTCGACGCTGGCGCTCGCGCTCAACGGGCTCGTCCCCCACGCGGTGCCGGCGACCGTGCGCGGACGGGTGGAGGTCGACGGTCTCGACACCGCCGAGACCCCGGTGTCGGTGCTGAGCACGCGAGTGGGCATGGTGTTCCAGGATCCCGACGCGCAGCTGGTGACGGGAACCCTCCTCGACGAAGTGGCCTTCGGCCCCGAGAACCTGCGTCTTCCCGTGGCGGACGTGCTGGAGCGCGCGGAGGAAGCCCTGCGCCGGGTCGGCCTGTGGGACCGGCGGCACGAGAACCCCGACCGTCTGAGCGGAGGCGGCCGCCAGCGCCTCGCGATCGCGTGCGCGCTCGCGATGGGCTCACCGCTTCTGGTGCTCGACGAGCCGACGGCGAACCTCGACCCGCAGGGCGTCGAAGAGGTCTACGCGACGCTCGGCGCGCTGGTCGCCGCCGGTGATCGCGCGATCGTGCTCGTGGAGCACAACCTCGACGCCGTCGTCGGCATCGTCGACCGGGTCGTCGTGCTCGACCGCACCGGGCGCACCATGGCCGACGGCACGGTCGACGAGGTGCTGCGCGCCCGCGCCGCCGAGCTGCATGAGATGGGGGTCTGGCTGCCCGTCTCGACCCTCGCCGCACTGCGTCTGCGCGCCGCGGGATGGAGGCTCGATCCTCTGCCGCTCGACCCGACCGAACTGCGCACCGCCCTCGACGCGGCGGACGCACCGGCCGGCTCGCCCGCGGCATCCGTCCCTTCCGCAGCCGATGTGGCGCCGGTCGCCTCCGCAGAGCCGTTGATACGTGTCCGCGGGCTGCGCACTCTGCGGGGTCGTCGCGAGATCCTGCACGGCATCGACCTGAATGTGGCGGCGGGCGAGTTCGTCGCCATCGTCGGCGCGAACGGCGCGGGAAAGACCACGCTGCTGCAGTCGCTCGCGGGAGTCGTCCCGGTGCCGCGGGGGCAGGTGGTGCTCGACGGCATCGACGTCGCGCGCAGCGATCCGCGCGAGCTGTCGCGGCGGATCGGCTTCGTGTTCCAGAATCCGGAGCACCAGTTCATCGCACACACGGTGTTCGACGAACTGGCGCACGGCCTGCGGCGGCAGCGGCTCGCCGAGAACGAGGTGCGCGAGCGGGCCTTCGATGTGCTTCGCCGGTTCGACCTCGACGGCAAAGCCGACGTGCACCCCTTCCTGCTCTCCGGCGGGCAGAAGCGGCGCTTGTCGGTGGGCACCGCTCTCGTCGCCGGTGCGCCCGTGCTCGCCCTCGACGAACCCACGTTCGGTCAGGATCGGGCGCGGGCCGACGAGCTCATGGATCTGCTGGAGGGCCTGAGCGCCGACGGCACGACGATCCTCGTCGTCACCCACGACATGCAGCTGGTCACCGAACATGCGCATCGCACGATCATCATCGGCGACGGACGCGTGGTCGCGGATGCCGCGACCGCCGCGGTCTTCGCGGACGACGCCCTGGTGCGCGCGGCGGATCTGCGTCAGCCGCCGCTGCGACGCGCATTCGCGGGGATGACACGGCATCCCTCTCTCGCCGGCGTCACGCGCCTCGCCGACCTGCCTGCTCCGGAGACGGCACCGTGA
- a CDS encoding ECF transporter S component: protein MARNTVLSTRVLLVCAAIGVATGILGGIAGLVTPIVLSVPGLAIVYGLVLGAHVLPGIIAQEVLRLPLVAVLTHVLAALVASAFAPIWTTRFLGTALLFGAIQEGVAALTRYRAWGAWRFFISAAVIGVLVAVVVFFAAHLSAYPLWAQIAYLALSVCGPVAWTAIGLSVGASLRRAGVARQTARR, encoded by the coding sequence GTGGCCCGAAACACCGTCCTGTCGACGCGCGTCCTGCTGGTGTGCGCGGCGATCGGCGTGGCCACCGGCATCCTGGGCGGCATCGCCGGACTCGTGACGCCGATCGTCCTCTCCGTGCCCGGTCTGGCCATCGTCTATGGCCTCGTGCTCGGCGCACACGTGCTCCCCGGCATCATCGCGCAGGAGGTGCTGCGCCTGCCCCTGGTGGCTGTGCTCACGCACGTCCTGGCCGCACTCGTCGCCAGTGCCTTCGCGCCGATCTGGACCACGCGTTTCCTCGGCACGGCGCTGCTGTTCGGCGCGATCCAGGAGGGTGTGGCCGCCCTCACCCGCTACCGCGCGTGGGGTGCGTGGCGGTTCTTCATCTCCGCGGCCGTGATCGGTGTGCTCGTGGCGGTCGTGGTCTTCTTCGCCGCGCACCTGAGCGCCTACCCGCTCTGGGCCCAGATCGCCTATCTCGCCCTGTCGGTGTGCGGACCGGTGGCCTGGACGGCGATCGGACTCAGCGTCGGCGCGTCGCTGCGTCGAGCCGGAGTCGCACGGCAGACCGCTCGGCGCTGA